A part of Diprion similis isolate iyDipSimi1 chromosome 12, iyDipSimi1.1, whole genome shotgun sequence genomic DNA contains:
- the LOC124413191 gene encoding tropomyosin Tod p 1.0102 isoform X2 gives MHQGTASSTTRRRGHQHHPRHATRRRLDASSRGGPAQCGPAGVAIPDFFPGNEAPPSADENPGKNETATEKRQLDAEARARDEQLIKPADEPEQHSERPVQRPAQCGRNEATATIADPTEPSANTNRHLGPRNASERSKHRRGESPRNSRIEVNRTPEPEHAVARARGDGNSDDETSNIEEDPELVELAKMRCPSERTEVQAEKEARRRKRCADYPGLAFGCSIFSSDTMMKFSLIKNELQNIMGNQLKRAESEVAALNRRIQLLEEDLERSEERLATATAKLAEASQAADESERARKVLENRSLADEERMDALENQLKEARFLAEEADKKYDEVARKLAMVEADLERAEERAEAGESKIVELEEELRVVGNNLKSLEVSEEKANQREEEYKNQIKTLTTRLKEAEARAEFAERSVQKLQKEVDRLEDELLNERSKYKAIADEMDQTIADLAGY, from the exons ATGCACCAGGGTACAGCGTCGTCGACGACGCGGCGTCGCGGCCACCAGCACCACCCGCGACACGCGACGCGACGACGTCTTGACGCCTCGAGCCGCGGAGGACCCGCGCAGTGTGGTCCCGCGGGTGTCGCGATTCCCGATTTTTTCCCGGGCAACGAAGCGCCCCCCTCCGCCGATGAAAACCCCGGGAAAAATGAAACTGCGACGGAGAAACGGCAGCTCGACGCAGAGGCGCGAGCTCGCGACGAACAGCTGATCAAGCCAGCTGACGAGCCGGAACAACATTCGGAACGACCCGTTCAAAGGCCCGCGCAGTGTGGCCGGAACGAGGCGACGGCGACGATTGCCGATCCGACGGAGCCGAGTGCGAACACCAATCGCCACCTCGGTCCGCGGAATGCCTCCGAGAGGTCGAAGCATCGCCGAGGCGAATCGCCGAGGAACTCTCGAATCGAGGTGAACAGGACCCCCGAGCCTGAGCACGCGGTCGCGAGGGCTCGGGGCGACGGAAATTCCGACGACGAGACGTCGAATATCGAGGAAGACCCGGAGCTCGTCGAACTTGCCAAGATGCGTTGCCCTAGCGAGCGGACCGAGGTGCAGGCCGAGAAGGAGGCCAGGCGACGCAAGAGGTGCGCCGATTATCCCGGACTCGCATTCGGATGCTCGATATTCTCGAGCGACACGATGATGAAGTTCAGCTTGATTAAAAACGAGCTGCAGAATATAATGGGGAACCAGCTGAAAAGG GCCGAATCCGAAGTCGCGGCTCTCAACCGTCGCATCCAGCTGCTTGAGGAAGATTTGGAGAGGTCAGAGGAACGTCTTGCAACTGCCACAGCCAAGTTGGCCGAGGCATCTCAGGCCGCCGATGAAAGCGAGCG CGCCCGCAAGGTTCTTGAGAACCGCAGTTTGGCCGATGAGGAGCGTATGGACGCGCTTGAAAATCAACTCAAGGAGGCTAGATTCCTCGCTGAAGAAGCCGACAAGAAATACGATGAG GTCGCCCGTAAATTGGCCATGGTTGAGGCCGATCTTGAGCGTGCCGAAGAACGTGCCGAGGCTGGAGAGTC AAAGATCGTCGAGTTGGAGGAAGAACTTCGCGTTGTTGGCAACAACCTGAAGTCCCTCGAAGTATCCGAAGAAAAG GCAAACCAACGCGAGGAGGAGTACAAAAACCAGATTAAGACCTTGACGACCCGTCTAAAGGAG gCTGAGGCTCGCGCTGAATTTGCCGAGAGGTCTGTGCAAAAGTTGCAGAAGGAGGTCGACAGGCTCGAGg
- the LOC124413191 gene encoding tropomyosin Tod p 1.0102 isoform X1, which produces MHQGTASSTTRRRGHQHHPRHATRRRLDASSRGGPAQCGPAGVAIPDFFPGNEAPPSADENPGKNETATEKRQLDAEARARDEQLIKPADEPEQHSERPVQRPAQCGRNEATATIADPTEPSANTNRHLGPRNASERSKHRRGESPRNSRIEVNRTPEPEHAVARARGDGNSDDETSNIEEDPELVELAKMRCPSERTEVQAEKEARRRKRCADYPGLAFGCSIFSSDTMMKFSLIKNELQNIMGNQLKRAESEVAALNRRIQLLEEDLERSEERLATATAKLAEASQAADESERARKVLENRSLADEERMDALENQLKEARFLAEEADKKYDEVARKLAMVEADLERAEERAEAGESKIVELEEELRVVGNNLKSLEVSEEKANQREEEYKNQIKTLTTRLKEAEARAEFAERSVQKLQKEVDRLEDDLVAEREKNKLLQEEMESTLHDIQNM; this is translated from the exons ATGCACCAGGGTACAGCGTCGTCGACGACGCGGCGTCGCGGCCACCAGCACCACCCGCGACACGCGACGCGACGACGTCTTGACGCCTCGAGCCGCGGAGGACCCGCGCAGTGTGGTCCCGCGGGTGTCGCGATTCCCGATTTTTTCCCGGGCAACGAAGCGCCCCCCTCCGCCGATGAAAACCCCGGGAAAAATGAAACTGCGACGGAGAAACGGCAGCTCGACGCAGAGGCGCGAGCTCGCGACGAACAGCTGATCAAGCCAGCTGACGAGCCGGAACAACATTCGGAACGACCCGTTCAAAGGCCCGCGCAGTGTGGCCGGAACGAGGCGACGGCGACGATTGCCGATCCGACGGAGCCGAGTGCGAACACCAATCGCCACCTCGGTCCGCGGAATGCCTCCGAGAGGTCGAAGCATCGCCGAGGCGAATCGCCGAGGAACTCTCGAATCGAGGTGAACAGGACCCCCGAGCCTGAGCACGCGGTCGCGAGGGCTCGGGGCGACGGAAATTCCGACGACGAGACGTCGAATATCGAGGAAGACCCGGAGCTCGTCGAACTTGCCAAGATGCGTTGCCCTAGCGAGCGGACCGAGGTGCAGGCCGAGAAGGAGGCCAGGCGACGCAAGAGGTGCGCCGATTATCCCGGACTCGCATTCGGATGCTCGATATTCTCGAGCGACACGATGATGAAGTTCAGCTTGATTAAAAACGAGCTGCAGAATATAATGGGGAACCAGCTGAAAAGG GCCGAATCCGAAGTCGCGGCTCTCAACCGTCGCATCCAGCTGCTTGAGGAAGATTTGGAGAGGTCAGAGGAACGTCTTGCAACTGCCACAGCCAAGTTGGCCGAGGCATCTCAGGCCGCCGATGAAAGCGAGCG CGCCCGCAAGGTTCTTGAGAACCGCAGTTTGGCCGATGAGGAGCGTATGGACGCGCTTGAAAATCAACTCAAGGAGGCTAGATTCCTCGCTGAAGAAGCCGACAAGAAATACGATGAG GTCGCCCGTAAATTGGCCATGGTTGAGGCCGATCTTGAGCGTGCCGAAGAACGTGCCGAGGCTGGAGAGTC AAAGATCGTCGAGTTGGAGGAAGAACTTCGCGTTGTTGGCAACAACCTGAAGTCCCTCGAAGTATCCGAAGAAAAG GCAAACCAACGCGAGGAGGAGTACAAAAACCAGATTAAGACCTTGACGACCCGTCTAAAGGAG gCTGAGGCTCGCGCTGAATTTGCCGAGAGGTCTGTGCAAAAGTTGCAGAAGGAGGTCGACAGGCTCGAGg ACGACCTAGTTGccgagagggagaaaaataaattgcttcAAGAGGAGATGGAGTCGACGCTGCATGACATCCAGAACATGTAG
- the LOC124413191 gene encoding tropomyosin Tod p 1.0102 isoform X7 — protein sequence MHQGTASSTTRRRGHQHHPRHATRRRLDASSRGGPAQCGPAGVAIPDFFPGNEAPPSADENPGKNETATEKRQLDAEARARDEQLIKPADEPEQHSERPVQRPAQCGRNEATATIADPTEPSANTNRHLGPRNASERSKHRRGESPRNSRIEVNRTPEPEHAVARARGDGNSDDETSNIEEDPELVELAKMRCPSERTEVQAEKEARRRKRCADYPGLAFGCSIFSSDTMMKFSLIKNELQNIMGNQLKRAESEVAALNRRIQLLEEDLERSEERLATATAKLAEASQAADESERARKVLENRSLADEERMDALENQLKEARFLAEEADKKYDEVARKLAMVEADLERAEERAEAGESKIVELEEELRVVGNNLKSLEVSEEKANQREEEYKNQIKTLTTRLKEAEARAEFAERSVQKLQKEVDRLEDELVHEKEKYKYICDDLDLTFTELVG from the exons ATGCACCAGGGTACAGCGTCGTCGACGACGCGGCGTCGCGGCCACCAGCACCACCCGCGACACGCGACGCGACGACGTCTTGACGCCTCGAGCCGCGGAGGACCCGCGCAGTGTGGTCCCGCGGGTGTCGCGATTCCCGATTTTTTCCCGGGCAACGAAGCGCCCCCCTCCGCCGATGAAAACCCCGGGAAAAATGAAACTGCGACGGAGAAACGGCAGCTCGACGCAGAGGCGCGAGCTCGCGACGAACAGCTGATCAAGCCAGCTGACGAGCCGGAACAACATTCGGAACGACCCGTTCAAAGGCCCGCGCAGTGTGGCCGGAACGAGGCGACGGCGACGATTGCCGATCCGACGGAGCCGAGTGCGAACACCAATCGCCACCTCGGTCCGCGGAATGCCTCCGAGAGGTCGAAGCATCGCCGAGGCGAATCGCCGAGGAACTCTCGAATCGAGGTGAACAGGACCCCCGAGCCTGAGCACGCGGTCGCGAGGGCTCGGGGCGACGGAAATTCCGACGACGAGACGTCGAATATCGAGGAAGACCCGGAGCTCGTCGAACTTGCCAAGATGCGTTGCCCTAGCGAGCGGACCGAGGTGCAGGCCGAGAAGGAGGCCAGGCGACGCAAGAGGTGCGCCGATTATCCCGGACTCGCATTCGGATGCTCGATATTCTCGAGCGACACGATGATGAAGTTCAGCTTGATTAAAAACGAGCTGCAGAATATAATGGGGAACCAGCTGAAAAGG GCCGAATCCGAAGTCGCGGCTCTCAACCGTCGCATCCAGCTGCTTGAGGAAGATTTGGAGAGGTCAGAGGAACGTCTTGCAACTGCCACAGCCAAGTTGGCCGAGGCATCTCAGGCCGCCGATGAAAGCGAGCG CGCCCGCAAGGTTCTTGAGAACCGCAGTTTGGCCGATGAGGAGCGTATGGACGCGCTTGAAAATCAACTCAAGGAGGCTAGATTCCTCGCTGAAGAAGCCGACAAGAAATACGATGAG GTCGCCCGTAAATTGGCCATGGTTGAGGCCGATCTTGAGCGTGCCGAAGAACGTGCCGAGGCTGGAGAGTC AAAGATCGTCGAGTTGGAGGAAGAACTTCGCGTTGTTGGCAACAACCTGAAGTCCCTCGAAGTATCCGAAGAAAAG GCAAACCAACGCGAGGAGGAGTACAAAAACCAGATTAAGACCTTGACGACCCGTCTAAAGGAG gCTGAGGCTCGCGCTGAATTTGCCGAGAGGTCTGTGCAAAAGTTGCAGAAGGAGGTCGACAGGCTCGAGg ACGAACTCGTCCACGAGAAGGAGAAATACAAATAC
- the LOC124413191 gene encoding tropomyosin Tod p 1.0102 isoform X3, protein MHQGTASSTTRRRGHQHHPRHATRRRLDASSRGGPAQCGPAGVAIPDFFPGNEAPPSADENPGKNETATEKRQLDAEARARDEQLIKPADEPEQHSERPVQRPAQCGRNEATATIADPTEPSANTNRHLGPRNASERSKHRRGESPRNSRIEVNRTPEPEHAVARARGDGNSDDETSNIEEDPELVELAKMRCPSERTEVQAEKEARRRKRCADYPGLAFGCSIFSSDTMMKFSLIKNELQNIMGNQLKRAESEVAALNRRIQLLEEDLERSEERLATATAKLAEASQAADESERARKVLENRSLADEERMDALENQLKEARFLAEEADKKYDEVARKLAMVEADLERAEERAEAGESKIVELEEELRVVGNNLKSLEVSEEKATQREETFEGQVKILDSQLKEAEARAEFAERSVQKLQKEVDRLEDDLVAEREKNKLLQEEMESTLHDIQNM, encoded by the exons ATGCACCAGGGTACAGCGTCGTCGACGACGCGGCGTCGCGGCCACCAGCACCACCCGCGACACGCGACGCGACGACGTCTTGACGCCTCGAGCCGCGGAGGACCCGCGCAGTGTGGTCCCGCGGGTGTCGCGATTCCCGATTTTTTCCCGGGCAACGAAGCGCCCCCCTCCGCCGATGAAAACCCCGGGAAAAATGAAACTGCGACGGAGAAACGGCAGCTCGACGCAGAGGCGCGAGCTCGCGACGAACAGCTGATCAAGCCAGCTGACGAGCCGGAACAACATTCGGAACGACCCGTTCAAAGGCCCGCGCAGTGTGGCCGGAACGAGGCGACGGCGACGATTGCCGATCCGACGGAGCCGAGTGCGAACACCAATCGCCACCTCGGTCCGCGGAATGCCTCCGAGAGGTCGAAGCATCGCCGAGGCGAATCGCCGAGGAACTCTCGAATCGAGGTGAACAGGACCCCCGAGCCTGAGCACGCGGTCGCGAGGGCTCGGGGCGACGGAAATTCCGACGACGAGACGTCGAATATCGAGGAAGACCCGGAGCTCGTCGAACTTGCCAAGATGCGTTGCCCTAGCGAGCGGACCGAGGTGCAGGCCGAGAAGGAGGCCAGGCGACGCAAGAGGTGCGCCGATTATCCCGGACTCGCATTCGGATGCTCGATATTCTCGAGCGACACGATGATGAAGTTCAGCTTGATTAAAAACGAGCTGCAGAATATAATGGGGAACCAGCTGAAAAGG GCCGAATCCGAAGTCGCGGCTCTCAACCGTCGCATCCAGCTGCTTGAGGAAGATTTGGAGAGGTCAGAGGAACGTCTTGCAACTGCCACAGCCAAGTTGGCCGAGGCATCTCAGGCCGCCGATGAAAGCGAGCG CGCCCGCAAGGTTCTTGAGAACCGCAGTTTGGCCGATGAGGAGCGTATGGACGCGCTTGAAAATCAACTCAAGGAGGCTAGATTCCTCGCTGAAGAAGCCGACAAGAAATACGATGAG GTCGCCCGTAAATTGGCCATGGTTGAGGCCGATCTTGAGCGTGCCGAAGAACGTGCCGAGGCTGGAGAGTC AAAGATCGTCGAGTTGGAGGAAGAACTTCGCGTTGTTGGCAACAACCTGAAGTCCCTCGAAGTATCCGAAGAAAAG GCGACACAGAGGGAGGAAACGTTTGAGGGACAAGTCAAGATATTGGACAGCCAACTCAAAGAG gCTGAGGCTCGCGCTGAATTTGCCGAGAGGTCTGTGCAAAAGTTGCAGAAGGAGGTCGACAGGCTCGAGg ACGACCTAGTTGccgagagggagaaaaataaattgcttcAAGAGGAGATGGAGTCGACGCTGCATGACATCCAGAACATGTAG
- the LOC124413191 gene encoding tropomyosin isoform X4 codes for MHQGTASSTTRRRGHQHHPRHATRRRLDASSRGGPAQCGPAGVAIPDFFPGNEAPPSADENPGKNETATEKRQLDAEARARDEQLIKPADEPEQHSERPVQRPAQCGRNEATATIADPTEPSANTNRHLGPRNASERSKHRRGESPRNSRIEVNRTPEPEHAVARARGDGNSDDETSNIEEDPELVELAKMRCPSERTEVQAEKEARRRKRCADYPGLAFGCSIFSSDTMMKFSLIKNELQNIMGNQLKRAESEVAALNRRIQLLEEDLERSEERLATATAKLAEASQAADESERARKVLENRSLADEERMDALENQLKEARFLAEEADKKYDEVARKLAMVEADLERAEERAEAGESKIVELEEELRVVGNNLKSLEVSEEKATQREETFEGQVKILDSQLKEAEARAEFAERSVQKLQKEVDRLEDELLNERSKYKAIADEMDQTIADLAGY; via the exons ATGCACCAGGGTACAGCGTCGTCGACGACGCGGCGTCGCGGCCACCAGCACCACCCGCGACACGCGACGCGACGACGTCTTGACGCCTCGAGCCGCGGAGGACCCGCGCAGTGTGGTCCCGCGGGTGTCGCGATTCCCGATTTTTTCCCGGGCAACGAAGCGCCCCCCTCCGCCGATGAAAACCCCGGGAAAAATGAAACTGCGACGGAGAAACGGCAGCTCGACGCAGAGGCGCGAGCTCGCGACGAACAGCTGATCAAGCCAGCTGACGAGCCGGAACAACATTCGGAACGACCCGTTCAAAGGCCCGCGCAGTGTGGCCGGAACGAGGCGACGGCGACGATTGCCGATCCGACGGAGCCGAGTGCGAACACCAATCGCCACCTCGGTCCGCGGAATGCCTCCGAGAGGTCGAAGCATCGCCGAGGCGAATCGCCGAGGAACTCTCGAATCGAGGTGAACAGGACCCCCGAGCCTGAGCACGCGGTCGCGAGGGCTCGGGGCGACGGAAATTCCGACGACGAGACGTCGAATATCGAGGAAGACCCGGAGCTCGTCGAACTTGCCAAGATGCGTTGCCCTAGCGAGCGGACCGAGGTGCAGGCCGAGAAGGAGGCCAGGCGACGCAAGAGGTGCGCCGATTATCCCGGACTCGCATTCGGATGCTCGATATTCTCGAGCGACACGATGATGAAGTTCAGCTTGATTAAAAACGAGCTGCAGAATATAATGGGGAACCAGCTGAAAAGG GCCGAATCCGAAGTCGCGGCTCTCAACCGTCGCATCCAGCTGCTTGAGGAAGATTTGGAGAGGTCAGAGGAACGTCTTGCAACTGCCACAGCCAAGTTGGCCGAGGCATCTCAGGCCGCCGATGAAAGCGAGCG CGCCCGCAAGGTTCTTGAGAACCGCAGTTTGGCCGATGAGGAGCGTATGGACGCGCTTGAAAATCAACTCAAGGAGGCTAGATTCCTCGCTGAAGAAGCCGACAAGAAATACGATGAG GTCGCCCGTAAATTGGCCATGGTTGAGGCCGATCTTGAGCGTGCCGAAGAACGTGCCGAGGCTGGAGAGTC AAAGATCGTCGAGTTGGAGGAAGAACTTCGCGTTGTTGGCAACAACCTGAAGTCCCTCGAAGTATCCGAAGAAAAG GCGACACAGAGGGAGGAAACGTTTGAGGGACAAGTCAAGATATTGGACAGCCAACTCAAAGAG gCTGAGGCTCGCGCTGAATTTGCCGAGAGGTCTGTGCAAAAGTTGCAGAAGGAGGTCGACAGGCTCGAGg
- the LOC124413191 gene encoding tropomyosin-1, isoforms 9A/A/B isoform X16, whose amino-acid sequence MTTQVQQGSLLDVLKKKMRQTKEEMEKYKDECDEYHKRLQVELMRREEAESEVAALNRRIQLLEEDLERSEERLATATAKLAEASQAADESERIRKALENRTNMEDDRVSLLEQQLAQAKLIAEEADKKYEEVARKLVMMEQDLERAEEKAELSESKIVELEEELRVVGNNLKSLEVSEEKATQREETFEGQVKILDSQLKEAEARAEFAERSVQKLQKEVDRLEDDLVAEREKNKLLQEEMESTLHDIQNM is encoded by the exons ATGACGACCCAAGTACAGCAGGGTAGCCTACTTGACGTGCTAAAGAAGAAAATGCGCCAGACCAAGGAGGAGATGGAGAAATACAAGGACGAGTGCGACGAGTACCACAAACGGCTTCAGGTCGAGCTGATGCGTCGGGAAGAA GCCGAATCCGAAGTCGCGGCTCTCAACCGTCGCATCCAGCTGCTTGAGGAAGATTTGGAGAGGTCAGAGGAACGTCTTGCAACTGCCACAGCCAAGTTGGCCGAGGCATCTCAGGCCGCCGATGAAAGCGAGCG gatACGGAAGGCCCTTGAAAATCGTACCAACATGGAGGATGACCGCGTGTCTTTATTGGAACAACAACTGGCCCAGGCTAAACTGATTGCTGAAGAGGCTGATAAAAAATACGAAGAG GTCGCCAGGAAGCTAGTCATGATGGAACAGGATCTCGAACGTGCCGAGGAAAAGGCTGAGCTATCCGAGTC AAAGATCGTCGAGTTGGAGGAAGAACTTCGCGTTGTTGGCAACAACCTGAAGTCCCTCGAAGTATCCGAAGAAAAG GCGACACAGAGGGAGGAAACGTTTGAGGGACAAGTCAAGATATTGGACAGCCAACTCAAAGAG gCTGAGGCTCGCGCTGAATTTGCCGAGAGGTCTGTGCAAAAGTTGCAGAAGGAGGTCGACAGGCTCGAGg ACGACCTAGTTGccgagagggagaaaaataaattgcttcAAGAGGAGATGGAGTCGACGCTGCATGACATCCAGAACATGTAG
- the LOC124413191 gene encoding tropomyosin-1, isoforms 9A/A/B isoform X14 produces the protein MTTQVQQGSLLDVLKKKMRQTKEEMEKYKDECDEYHKRLQVELMRREEAESEVAALNRRIQLLEEDLERSEERLATATAKLAEASQAADESERARKVLENRSLADEERMDALENQLKEARFLAEEADKKYDEVARKLAMVEADLERAEERAEAGESKIVELEEELRVVGNNLKSLEVSEEKANQREEEYKNQIKTLTTRLKEAEARAEFAERSVQKLQKEVDRLEDDLVAEREKNKLLQEEMESTLHDIQNM, from the exons ATGACGACCCAAGTACAGCAGGGTAGCCTACTTGACGTGCTAAAGAAGAAAATGCGCCAGACCAAGGAGGAGATGGAGAAATACAAGGACGAGTGCGACGAGTACCACAAACGGCTTCAGGTCGAGCTGATGCGTCGGGAAGAA GCCGAATCCGAAGTCGCGGCTCTCAACCGTCGCATCCAGCTGCTTGAGGAAGATTTGGAGAGGTCAGAGGAACGTCTTGCAACTGCCACAGCCAAGTTGGCCGAGGCATCTCAGGCCGCCGATGAAAGCGAGCG CGCCCGCAAGGTTCTTGAGAACCGCAGTTTGGCCGATGAGGAGCGTATGGACGCGCTTGAAAATCAACTCAAGGAGGCTAGATTCCTCGCTGAAGAAGCCGACAAGAAATACGATGAG GTCGCCCGTAAATTGGCCATGGTTGAGGCCGATCTTGAGCGTGCCGAAGAACGTGCCGAGGCTGGAGAGTC AAAGATCGTCGAGTTGGAGGAAGAACTTCGCGTTGTTGGCAACAACCTGAAGTCCCTCGAAGTATCCGAAGAAAAG GCAAACCAACGCGAGGAGGAGTACAAAAACCAGATTAAGACCTTGACGACCCGTCTAAAGGAG gCTGAGGCTCGCGCTGAATTTGCCGAGAGGTCTGTGCAAAAGTTGCAGAAGGAGGTCGACAGGCTCGAGg ACGACCTAGTTGccgagagggagaaaaataaattgcttcAAGAGGAGATGGAGTCGACGCTGCATGACATCCAGAACATGTAG
- the LOC124413191 gene encoding tropomyosin-1, isoforms 9A/A/B isoform X15 translates to MTTQVQQGSLLDVLKKKMRQTKEEMEKYKDECDEYHKRLQVELMRREEAESEVAALNRRIQLLEEDLERSEERLATATAKLAEASQAADESERIRKALENRTNMEDDRVSLLEQQLAQAKLIAEEADKKYEEVARKLVMMEQDLERAEEKAELSESKIVELEEELRVVGNNLKSLEVSEEKANQREEEYKNQIKTLTTRLKEAEARAEFAERSVQKLQKEVDRLEDDLVAEREKNKLLQEEMESTLHDIQNM, encoded by the exons ATGACGACCCAAGTACAGCAGGGTAGCCTACTTGACGTGCTAAAGAAGAAAATGCGCCAGACCAAGGAGGAGATGGAGAAATACAAGGACGAGTGCGACGAGTACCACAAACGGCTTCAGGTCGAGCTGATGCGTCGGGAAGAA GCCGAATCCGAAGTCGCGGCTCTCAACCGTCGCATCCAGCTGCTTGAGGAAGATTTGGAGAGGTCAGAGGAACGTCTTGCAACTGCCACAGCCAAGTTGGCCGAGGCATCTCAGGCCGCCGATGAAAGCGAGCG gatACGGAAGGCCCTTGAAAATCGTACCAACATGGAGGATGACCGCGTGTCTTTATTGGAACAACAACTGGCCCAGGCTAAACTGATTGCTGAAGAGGCTGATAAAAAATACGAAGAG GTCGCCAGGAAGCTAGTCATGATGGAACAGGATCTCGAACGTGCCGAGGAAAAGGCTGAGCTATCCGAGTC AAAGATCGTCGAGTTGGAGGAAGAACTTCGCGTTGTTGGCAACAACCTGAAGTCCCTCGAAGTATCCGAAGAAAAG GCAAACCAACGCGAGGAGGAGTACAAAAACCAGATTAAGACCTTGACGACCCGTCTAAAGGAG gCTGAGGCTCGCGCTGAATTTGCCGAGAGGTCTGTGCAAAAGTTGCAGAAGGAGGTCGACAGGCTCGAGg ACGACCTAGTTGccgagagggagaaaaataaattgcttcAAGAGGAGATGGAGTCGACGCTGCATGACATCCAGAACATGTAG